The following is a genomic window from Phaseolus vulgaris cultivar G19833 chromosome 6, P. vulgaris v2.0, whole genome shotgun sequence.
AAGCTTCCACCTCCTATACCTATAACCCACAGAAGCAACCTCCTCACCCTCATTAGCAAAAGGATTAGCCTCATCAAAAGTAACCTTATTCCCATCCCTAATCAGAACCTGCTGCGAAAAATTCTGGTTGATGTAAGCAGCCTCAACGCTCAACGAATGAGCAGAGTTAATATCATCCTTAGCCTCAGGCAATGGCTCTTGGGAAGTCTCGTGAACGGAGAGCAAATCAAGCTGCGACCCATCACGCTTATCGAAGAAAAGCTTGTTTCCAACGCGCTGAACAACAATATCCCAAGAATAAACAGACCTGGGGGCACACATGAGAGTGGAGAGAATAGTGTCAGTGGCGAAAACCGTGGCTTTGTCCTCGTTTGCGAGTCTGCGTATAACAGGGTCGTCGGTGGTGGTGACTTTGAAGAAGTTCCGATTCTTGAAACGCTCAAGGCGGCGTTCATTTTTGGGTGTAATGCGATCATAGGAACGATCGTAGTATTCGAGAGCACCGCAGAGGAGAAGGTCTTCAGGCTCGGGAACAGTGAAGGAGAGCTTAGAGAACGTGGAGAACGGGATCTGGTCGTGCATGTTCCATTCCGGTTGGATATCCACAGAGGATTTGAAAACCGCGGCTTCACGGCGGGGCGCATTAGGGTTTGAGCGGTTCATGTGGTACAGCCTATCGCGACGCGCGCGTTCCTTCTCCTGTTCACGTTTTCGTGCCTCGACCTCCTCGTCGCGGCGCTGTGGAAGCTGACGCTGCTGCTGGAAACGCCACTTAGGGCCAAATTTGGGGCGCGGCGGAGGCTTGCCGTCGACGAGGCGGAACGAGGCGTCGTCTTCGGCGGAGGCGGGGAAGGAGTCGTCGTTGGTGAAGTCAAAGACGGAGTCGGCGGGGTTCTTAGAGCGGGTCGGGTTGTTGAAATTGCGGGTCCAGTCCGCGATGCGGCCCAATTTGTCAGAACGGGAGAAGGGGGCGAATGGGACGTTGAGAGGAAGGTTGCTGCTGCCGCCGGCGGCCCCGGTTTCCGGCGGGCCCCACCCATCGGAGTTGAAAGGAACGGCTCCCACATCGAAAGCTTTTCCCATTGGCGCAATGCAAAGTGTTGAATCTGAGGAACAGATTGGTGTCCTCTGTTAGCAGAAGACGAGTGAGAAACCCTAATTCCGCAAGCACCTTTATACTCTGTTTTTGTTACTTGTTTACCCTTACCAATTCTTTTATTTACTTGTAGTATGTCTAGGCTGGGCTTGGAACTATACACCCTTAGTTGTTTACTCTAATTATTTATTGGACTTAATTGATTTTAGGGTAAGTTATCATGGGCTGTTTCTTCCTGTATttctatacatttttttatttctaaaaaatattcctatattttggattacgtaatttaaaagtctttttttaaattcGTAATTAaattccggattatgtaatctcaAAGTCCTTTTTagtttttagattatataattcggaaatattttttcaaatgcgtattcggattacataattcaaaaactaCTCTATGGGAATGACAAAATAAggttaaaaatgtattttcacgTTGTATATGGAGTGTTAGGGTTTAGGGTGTTCAGAACCGTGGCTATCATGAtatgtattaaataataaaaaccaGTTCAAAGAGTCacacttttaaaattttgaatttattgaGATGAAAGTTGCACTAATGCGTATTTTTCCTTataaatcattataaaaaagaaaagctCACGAAGTTCAAAATTGTAAATGTAATTTTgtacaaaattgaaaaatttctTCCAACAAATTCTTCTTAAATAGAATGCATGTTGAAGTTAAAGAATAAAACTAATATGAGAAGGAAGTTAAAATGGTTagtggaaaaaaatattaattcactcattattatataaaaaaaaaattgttaaattattattgatattcaacaatttatttagaataaaataatatgtgAATTTAATTTGCTATTTCCACAAAGGTAAAACTATATATGTTtcttaaaatagtttaaggatCGAATACACTGAGAAATTTGACGTTATAAGATATTTTTGTggacactttttttcttttttatgaaagttgttattgatattttttctcTCCTCAAAGATTTTTATTTGCATgtctttaattgaaattatgCTCCAAATCAATCATCttcattattttaaagaatatttttcgAGCTTCAATCTTTTTAGCTGTTGCTTTGATCCTAGCAATTGAGATCGTGCTTTAAACTCTTTTTAGATGTTGGCGATACTAAATTTGGTATAATTCTTCTACTTTACTAATAGAAATAAAGCCTCATCTTCTCTTTGAATCTTATATATTAACACATAAAACGATTCATTCAtcgtattttttttctttttaaagaaatatatgTCGAACTTTAACATTGTTTTGTAAAACACTCGACATTACTTTacagagagaaaagaaaacaactcagaaagggtgtttcaagaaaataaatacaaaattaaattaatttgatgcCTAATAAATGGAAGATTTCTATCAAGATATTGAAACgtatgatatttaaatatacaaatattttatttattttctaaatattttgtttgaatatgataatttaatattttatattttagttttattgttTGAATAAAGTATttggttattttattttatctatttattttaacttcCTTATCATtcgaataaataaaaataaaacttcaattttatttttattttttttattcaaacaatATATCTTCTATATTTTTTGTTCTGATTTATTTTCCTCTTATGTTCTTGTCTATATTTCATTTCTTATCCAATATACATGCATTTAAGccttatttaacaattttatttttaatttcctcAAAATGATCTAAAGATCTTTTTTAAAGTAATAGGACCAATGCCGTGATTATATATGAAAAAGGATCAATCAGTgatttaaaaagaataataacCTTAgtgatttaaatatttattaaattttacacTCTGAAATACACTTTACGTTTAAGGAAGTCAAAATTTATTAAAGCAAAGTCTATTTGAAGAAACTAAACTATTTGAAACCCTAAAAACAAATTGCATGAATGATTCTTTACTTTCCTTGGAGTCAAAGTATGACATATAACGACGACGTCATGTAGATCACGTCACTTTAATTATACACATCAAAATTATATGACTGataaaagtaaaagttaaaTGCTAATTCACATCTCCAaagttaaaacaataaaaaaataaaattattattcacTCTCTCGTAATTTATAAGATCATTTTAGCCtaatttctaattaaaaaattattattagtaattCTTAATTTGTTTAACATATTAACTAGcaaaactcaaactaaaattataaatagagatAGAGGGAGAAATTTGAAGTTAATTTATTGACTCTTTTATTTCCACATTATCATGGAACTCTTCATTCAAATCAAATATgccaattttatataaaatatttctgGAATCTGAAAATATATTGAATGTTTTTGTAGATATTCAAATTTGTAGATTGAATGTAAAATTCGTCCATTTCAATTCTATAATTCTATTTAAATCTGTCAATTAAcgatattttgttattttaagtcATGTTTTTTAATTAGAAGTTATTTTAACATTGAATATGTCGTGAAAATATGATTTACCTTAAAGCTTTTTATGGGAAAACAATATTTGATAGCTGttgttttgctgtcaaattaatatgattctagcgtagacttgtttaacactagagagatgatagtataattgtggacaaatgtcccccaagtcgtctcccaacgaatccaatagtaaaatcagttgatcaggatttaaaatctatctgcaagcaataaaagttagcaataacaataaagatgaaaagggggtttgagatagttgtgcaaaaaatataaaagagattaaaataacaaataaaaagcggttgatcccaagttcttccaccattgaatttttcacaggttctctaaagattaatcttttctcaatcctccaacagagctaaaccagattgaacatgcgccgatctaattcaactgaaactcaccagtaaagcacgCGTCTACTAGTTTGATCAATatccactttgttccatgcgtatactccatgggaatgcttacctcctctatcttgaatcatgcgcccaagaaattaattagaacgatgcgaactaactaagaaaccaaagtttaagataaggaagactctcaatcgtgcgttcaagtacaacctttcacaaaaaccagttttccaggagattagacaataaaaacaactgttatagaga
Proteins encoded in this region:
- the LOC137832578 gene encoding eukaryotic translation initiation factor 3 subunit D-like; this translates as MGKAFDVGAVPFNSDGWGPPETGAAGGSSNLPLNVPFAPFSRSDKLGRIADWTRNFNNPTRSKNPADSVFDFTNDDSFPASAEDDASFRLVDGKPPPRPKFGPKWRFQQQRQLPQRRDEEVEARKREQEKERARRDRLYHMNRSNPNAPRREAAVFKSSVDIQPEWNMHDQIPFSTFSKLSFTVPEPEDLLLCGALEYYDRSYDRITPKNERRLERFKNRNFFKVTTTDDPVIRRLANEDKATVFATDTILSTLMCAPRSVYSWDIVVQRVGNKLFFDKRDGSQLDLLSVHETSQEPLPEAKDDINSAHSLSVEAAYINQNFSQQVLIRDGNKVTFDEANPFANEGEEVASVGYRYRRWKLDDEMYLVARCEVHSVVDVNKQRSFLTLNALNEFDPKYSGVDWRQKLETQRGAVLATELKNNANKLAKWTAQALLASADMMKLGYVSRIHPRDHFNHVILAVVGYKPRDFAAQINLNTSNMWGIVKSIVDLCMKLNEGKYVLVKDPSKPQVRIYEVPADAFENDYVEEPLPEDEQVQPPAEGTEGGETVTTNDVEDKQVDVQA